From Dermochelys coriacea isolate rDerCor1 chromosome 9, rDerCor1.pri.v4, whole genome shotgun sequence, one genomic window encodes:
- the FBXO45 gene encoding LOW QUALITY PROTEIN: F-box/SPRY domain-containing protein 1 (The sequence of the model RefSeq protein was modified relative to this genomic sequence to represent the inferred CDS: deleted 2 bases in 1 codon), giving the protein PYEEQVFPGCASPPLPNFHLPRWKMVRAFQHAFSTNDCSRNVYIKKNGFTLHRNPIAQSTDGARTKIGFSEGRHAWEVWWEGPLGTVAVIGIATKRAPMQCQGYVALLGSDDQSWGWNLVDNNLLHNGEVNGSFPQCNNAPKYQIGERIRVILDMEDKTLAFERGYEFLGVAFRGLPKACLYPAVSAVYGNTEVTLVYLGKPLDG; this is encoded by the exons CCCTATGAGGAGCAGGTTTTCCCTGGCTGCGcgtcc cccccactgcccaacttCCATCTCCCCCGTTGGAAAATG GTACGGGCCTTTCAACATGCTTTCAGCACCAATGACTGCTCCAGGAATGTGTACATCAAGAAAAATGGATTTACATTGCACCGGAACCCCATTGCTCAGAGCACAGATGGGGCAAGGACCAAGATTGGTTTCAGTGAGGGTCGTCATGCTTGGGAAGTTTGGTGGGAGGGCCCTCTTGGCACAGTGGCAGTAATTGGAATTGCCACAAAACGGGCTCCCATGCAGTGTCAGGGCTATGTAGCACTGCTGGGCAGTGATGACCAGAGTTGGGGGTGGAATCTGGTGGACAATAATTTGCTACATAATGGAGAAGTAAATGGCAGTTTCCCACAGTGCAATAATGCACCAAAATACCAG ATAGGCGAGAGGATTCGAGTAATCTTGGACATGGAAGACAAGACATTAGCCTTTGAGCGAGGCTATGAGTTCTTGGGAGTTGCATTCAGAGGATTGCCAAAGGCCTGCCTATATCCAGCAGTGTCTGCTGTGTATGGCAACACAGAGGTAACTTTGGTTTACTTGGGAAAACCTCTAGATGGATAA